Proteins from a single region of Rhinolophus sinicus isolate RSC01 linkage group LG13, ASM3656204v1, whole genome shotgun sequence:
- the BHLHE23 gene encoding class E basic helix-loop-helix protein 23, with product MTARQPGEPSGLGGAAMAELKSLSGDAYLALSHRYAAAGLAFGAARGPEAARGYGAPDLGGDLPAAPAPRTPAAAAESSGEQSGDEDDAFEQRRRRGPGSGADGRRRPREQRSLRLSINARERRRMHDLNDALDGLRAVIPYAHSPSVRKLSKIATLLLAKNYILMQAQALDEMRRLVAYLNQGQGLAASVAAAPLTPFSQAAVYPFSAGAALPCPDKCAAFSGTPSALCKHCNEKP from the coding sequence ATGACCGCCCGCCAGCCCGGCGAGCCCTCGGGCCTCGGCGGTGCAGCCATGGCCGAGCTCAAGTCGCTGTCTGGGGACGCGTACCTGGCGCTGAGCCACCGTTACGCGGCGGCGGGCCTCGCCTTCGGGGCGGCACGGGGGCCCGAGGCGGCCCGCGGCTACGGAGCGCCGGACCTGGGCGGTGACCTCCCCGCGGCACCCGCGCCCCGCACCCCGGCCGCGGCGGCCGAGAGCAGCGGCGAGCAGAGCGGCGATGAGGATGACGCCTTCGAGCAGCGGCGCCGGCGCGGGCCGGGGAGCGGGGCGGACGGGCGGCGGCGGCCCCGGGAGCAGCGCTCGCTGCGGCTGAGCATCAACGCGCGCGAGCGGCGGCGCATGCACGACCTGAACGACGCGCTGGACGGGCTGCGCGCCGTCATTCCCTACGCGCACAGCCCGTCGGTGCGCAAGCTCTCCAAGATCGCCACGCTGCTGCTCGCCAAGAACTACATCCTCATGCAGGCGCAGGCCCTGGACGAGATGCGGCGCCTGGTGGCCTACCTGaaccagggccagggcctggccGCGTCCGTGGCCGCCGCGCCCTTGACGCCCTTCAGTCAGGCCGCGGTGTACCCCTTCTCTGCTGGCgccgccctgccctgccctgacaAGTGCGCCGCCTTCTCCGGGACGCCCTCAGCGCTTTGCAAACACTGTAACGAGAAGCCGTAG